The following are from one region of the Desulfitobacterium chlororespirans DSM 11544 genome:
- a CDS encoding ketopantoate reductase family protein: MEIKTVAIIGLGAMGILYGNHLAKRMPQADLRIIADRQRVDRYIKDSIFCNGQRCEFHYMTPKEKASPADLILFTVKYSGLEEAVRAVRNQVGENTLILSALNGITSEARIGQVYGHDKVLYAVAQGMDAVKEGNRLTYAHMGFLCFGDREPGSSSSKVKRVADFFAKMEFPYLVDTDMPKRLWGKLMLNVGVNQAVAVYGSNYGVIQREGQARDTMIAAMKEVIVLAEKEGVDLSEADLDYWLEVLSQLSPQGKPSMRQDVEAGRYSEVELFAGTVIELGKKHGIATPVNQCLYDQIKAVEAGY; this comes from the coding sequence ATGGAGATTAAAACGGTAGCAATTATCGGCTTAGGTGCTATGGGAATATTGTATGGAAATCATCTGGCAAAGAGAATGCCACAGGCTGATTTAAGGATCATTGCTGATCGACAGAGAGTAGATAGATATATAAAGGATTCGATTTTTTGTAATGGGCAGCGGTGTGAGTTCCACTATATGACACCGAAGGAAAAAGCTTCACCCGCCGATCTTATACTTTTTACGGTAAAATACAGCGGCTTAGAAGAGGCTGTCCGGGCCGTCAGGAATCAAGTGGGGGAGAATACGCTTATTTTGTCTGCTTTGAATGGGATTACCAGTGAAGCCAGGATTGGTCAGGTTTATGGCCACGACAAAGTCTTATACGCTGTTGCCCAGGGAATGGATGCGGTCAAAGAAGGGAATAGACTGACTTATGCCCATATGGGTTTTCTTTGTTTTGGAGATCGGGAGCCTGGAAGCAGCTCATCTAAGGTTAAGAGAGTGGCAGACTTTTTCGCGAAGATGGAATTCCCTTATCTCGTTGATACTGATATGCCGAAGCGCCTGTGGGGTAAATTGATGCTCAATGTGGGTGTCAACCAGGCGGTGGCTGTCTATGGCAGCAATTATGGTGTTATCCAAAGAGAAGGACAGGCCAGGGATACGATGATTGCAGCGATGAAAGAGGTAATTGTCTTAGCGGAAAAAGAGGGCGTTGACTTAAGCGAAGCTGATTTGGATTATTGGTTAGAGGTCCTCAGCCAATTAAGCCCGCAAGGAAAACCTTCAATGCGTCAGGATGTTGAAGCCGGACGTTATAGCGAAGTGGAGCTTTTTGCCGGTACAGTCATAGAACTGGGGAAAAAGCATGGGATTGCCACACCGGTGAATCAGTGCCTTTACGATCAAATAAAGGCTGTGGAGGCCGGCTATTAG
- a CDS encoding RNA polymerase sigma factor, with amino-acid sequence MRNLKEMYIELREPIFGYLLRLSGEYDLAEELTQETFLRALQALPKFRNESSLKTWLYAIARNTYLSKMSKERPKGIVLTSFAEVFMESGESHMDPAEQLLRKEQSLSIKRTIYNLPETYRTVIILREFEELSYGEIAKILGKTENWVRVTFYRAKQKLKEAYADLERRMESED; translated from the coding sequence ATGAGAAACCTAAAAGAAATGTATATAGAACTTAGGGAGCCGATCTTTGGCTATCTTTTGCGACTATCGGGTGAATATGACCTGGCAGAGGAATTAACCCAAGAAACATTTTTACGGGCGTTACAGGCACTGCCAAAATTTCGCAATGAATCTTCGCTAAAAACATGGCTCTATGCCATTGCCCGCAATACCTATCTTAGCAAGATGAGTAAGGAGCGTCCTAAGGGCATCGTTCTGACCTCCTTTGCTGAAGTATTTATGGAGTCAGGAGAGAGTCATATGGATCCGGCGGAACAGCTCCTGCGCAAAGAGCAAAGCCTGAGCATCAAAAGAACAATCTACAATCTGCCGGAAACTTATCGGACAGTGATTATTCTCAGGGAGTTTGAAGAACTGAGCTATGGAGAGATCGCGAAGATATTGGGGAAGACGGAAAATTGGGTTCGGGTAACCTTCTATAGAGCGAAACAGAAGCTCAAAGAGGCCTATGCAGACCTGGAAAGGAGGATGGAAAGTGAAGATTGA